The genomic stretch AGAGTTGTTTGTGTTGTTCCCTTTGAAAcagagaaaaggaaaggagagATTGCATGTCTATGAGTTGGATGTTACACCTAACTGAGTCAAACCGCAcggaacacacacacacagagacaATCAAAAACATATCATAACTGTATTTGCTCAAGGAAAGTTGTGTTTGAATTTGTTACATGTAAAGTTTTTCAGCTTGTGCTTGTCTTAACTGTTAAAGGTGTCCATTCTGCAAAACCTCAAATTATGCTGTGGAATACCGAGGTGTTAAGACGAAGGAGGAGAAAAGCATAGAACAACTTGTAAGAGTGGTGGTTTACTGTTGATCTGCAGTGTTAACTTGCTAGGTTTTTTGGTAGTCTTGAACACACTCATTAGTCATCACTGAAATGTTCACAATAATTTGCACCTACAGGAAGAACAACGAGTCATTGAGGCCAAAATAAGGATGAGGCATCAAGAAATTCAGGATGAAGAAAAGTTTATGAAACTAAGAGAAATAAGCTCGTCTAGCAGTATGAGAGCACCAACTGAGGTTGAATATCGCTCGACCCAAGGTAACTGATCTAAGCTGCTTGCAGCATATATTGATTTCTTGCTCGTGTAATCATTGTGCTTTTCCTGTACACAGCGCCCACTTCTGTTTCTGCTATAGAATCTGAAGAAATTACTGCTTCACATGAGTCCAGTGAAACTTCAGCAATAAGACCACCACAACGCCAAAGGCAGACTAGGTATGGGCATTTCTCTTGTTGATAGCTTGATCTATTTAGAAGAACCCATTGCTATTTGTAGTTATTCGCACATTTGGAATTTTCAGAAAGTGTCCTGATTATCATATGGTTTTTTCCAACCTGCAACTATGAAATTAGTGGTTGCTACTTAGAGATTTAGTGGATGGTTGAACATGTGACAGAAATTTCATGtgttaattttcttttaaatctGAATGCAGGGAGGATGAATTTGACCTAGATCTTGAGGACATCATGGTTATGGAAGCAATTTGGCTGTCTATTCAGGTGCTGTTTTTCGACATTTCAGTTTACAATTAATCTCATAAATTTGCTCTTGAGGAGCCAGAGCTCTGCATTATTTGTATATACTATACCATACGTATTTGCCAATCTTGGATATTCTCTAGTTCCATGCCATTATGGAGTTCCAATGCATGATTATGAAATCCAATATCTACTGAAATATACCCCGTCCCTTCTATATACACAATTCCCAAACTCATATTTTCAATCATCTAATTACTAGTGTTTTTCAGTATACAACTGAACCATTTGAATGGAGCCCACATTGTAAAATCATGGCAAATCTAATTTCTTGGTAGGACATCCTTTCATGAGaacgtatatatatatatatatatatatatatatagggttttgattcatgcaaaaccattcttaatacaaaaatgcagaaccaagcatacataagtcatttttaggtcattgtaagcttatttttacgtcattatagtaaggatgacatgaaatgatcttaacatgacctcaaatccaaagtttataatatgatctaaaactgctttacaatgaccctccgtgtttttgtttaattattgaccattggattgtcaaatctcatggttaggatttggtctggattttgtattgagatcaagttttgtattgatcattttcctatatatatatatatatatatatatataaggaaaGAAGTTATTGCTTCATATTTTCATCTTCAAACCTATATACCTTGAATGAATCATCCAAATCTGTTCTTAGTTTTACACGAAAACCAACGACGTGCTTTACTTTCAACACAAATTTAACTCTCAtttcaagatttttttttgtttaagaaTTAGTTTTTGGTTTATTGGGAATGTTTCACTTTTGTTAATTCGGGTACATCTTCATGTGGGTCTGATTAGTATATTGGATCCTGAATTGGGATACACTAATAAGGCAATGTGATATACTCACTTGAGTTTTCAACTGTATGTCCTCGATGATTATATAGGAAAATGGGAGGCATCAAGATCTATCTTACAGTGATGCAGTTCAGTCAGGAGAATACATTGTAGACAATCGCAGCTCATTAGCAGAAATAGTTCCGGCAGCTGGATCATCGTCGTCCCCCTCTGGTGGTCTTGCTTGCGCTATCGCAGCCCTTGCTGAACGTCAGCAGGTCAGCGGAGGGACCCCTACCAGCTATGGCGCTGACATGTCTGAATACAACGTGTCTGGGAGCAGCAAGTATTCCAACGGTGAGGGGCAGGAA from Salvia splendens isolate huo1 chromosome 15, SspV2, whole genome shotgun sequence encodes the following:
- the LOC121769364 gene encoding E3 ubiquitin-protein ligase DA2L-like, with translation MGNKLGRRRQVVDEKYTRPQGLYQHRDVDHKKLRKLILDSKLAPCYPGDDDSACDLEECPICFLYYPSLNRSRCCTKGICTECFLQMKTPNSTRPTQCPFCKTSNYAVEYRGVKTKEEKSIEQLEEQRVIEAKIRMRHQEIQDEEKFMKLREISSSSSMRAPTEVEYRSTQAPTSVSAIESEEITASHESSETSAIRPPQRQRQTREDEFDLDLEDIMVMEAIWLSIQENGRHQDLSYSDAVQSGEYIVDNRSSLAEIVPAAGSSSSPSGGLACAIAALAERQQVSGGTPTSYGADMSEYNVSGSSKYSNGEGQESENYFPAESGTMVSPDSQLAMTGDAGEWADHRSQMAEVGTSYGGSDEFGDAGSPSVPQEDENHNSVQPVAGSIIPESFEEQMMLAMAVSLAEARARTSTPGVAWH